In Hyphomicrobium denitrificans 1NES1, one DNA window encodes the following:
- a CDS encoding biotin--[acetyl-CoA-carboxylase] ligase — MDASATPRILHIDETDSTNADAMRLALKGEDLPLWVIAGRQTAGRGRAGRSWVSPEGNLYTSIAFCCSAPMENAGQLSLIAGISLLEAIRASTDLAQDAPLRLKWPNDILMGAAKMGGILVESTSARGSPGFLAIVGFGLNLSSHPDDLGRTVTSLSRHAQAPTPTALLASLAEQFPRWLDIWRNGDDFAAVRRAWMERAGPIGEAMTVNSKDGPISGTYRGLAETGALLAEVDGQVREINHGDVALGGADAYDGDA; from the coding sequence ATGGATGCTTCGGCCACACCCCGCATCCTGCACATCGATGAAACGGACTCGACAAATGCCGACGCAATGCGGCTGGCGCTCAAGGGCGAGGACCTGCCGCTCTGGGTGATCGCCGGCCGGCAGACTGCGGGGCGCGGACGAGCGGGCCGGTCGTGGGTTTCGCCTGAGGGAAATCTCTATACAAGCATTGCCTTCTGTTGTTCCGCTCCAATGGAAAACGCGGGACAATTGTCACTCATTGCCGGAATTTCGCTTTTGGAGGCCATTCGCGCCTCGACGGATCTTGCGCAAGACGCCCCGCTTCGCCTCAAATGGCCGAACGACATTCTGATGGGGGCCGCCAAGATGGGAGGTATTCTGGTTGAGAGCACCTCCGCACGGGGAAGCCCCGGTTTTTTGGCAATCGTGGGCTTTGGATTGAACCTCTCGTCTCATCCGGACGATCTCGGCCGTACAGTCACGTCGCTCAGCCGCCACGCGCAGGCGCCGACCCCCACAGCTTTGCTCGCGTCGCTAGCTGAGCAGTTTCCTAGGTGGCTCGACATCTGGAGGAACGGCGACGACTTTGCTGCCGTTCGGCGCGCCTGGATGGAGCGGGCAGGGCCGATCGGCGAGGCGATGACCGTCAATTCGAAAGACGGGCCGATCTCAGGAACGTACCGTGGGCTTGCCGAGACCGGGGCGCTCCTTGCTGAGGTCGACGGGCAAGTGCGCGAGATCAATCACGGCGACGTGGCGCTCGGCGGAGCGGACGCATACGATGGGGATGCATGA
- a CDS encoding ribonuclease J, whose amino-acid sequence MSERDRSSQRAHKGKADELVFMALGGLGEIGMNAYLYGYGPPNARSWLMVDLGVTFPHESEPGADVVLPDLRYIVADRKNLAGLILTHAHEDHIGAVLDLWPSLECPIFATPFTAGMVKTKVGEAGRTAALPIRTIPLGGRFKAGVFDIEFVGLTHSIPEPNGIAIRTPAGLVFHTGDWKFDSTPVVGRPHEPEKLKSLGDEGVLAIVGDSTNAMREGRSASEADVARALTKIIVDAPHCVAVTLFASNVARIASVAEAARKSGRTLVVAGRALHRIIEVAKETGYLPESFTYLDQQRFSDLPRNKVLVLCTGSQGESRAAVARIAEGEHPDISLDKGDLIIFSSRTIPGNEKAVAKIQNGLARLGVDLVTDADALVHVTGHPRRDELKDMYAWLRPKIAVPMHGEARHIREHAKLARACGVNETFTIVDGEMLKLWPGEASVIDEAPVGRLYRDGNLIVPDVEGPVKARRKLSFVGIAVVSLVLSRRGDVLGEPGLVLEGIPAADAGGEAMREVVFDAIDGTFRSIPPKRRSDLAMLQEAVQRAVRAAINEAWGKKPVVKVLLSVVEAKG is encoded by the coding sequence ATGAGCGAGCGCGACAGGTCATCTCAGCGGGCACATAAAGGCAAGGCCGACGAGCTCGTGTTCATGGCGCTCGGCGGGCTTGGTGAGATCGGCATGAATGCTTATCTCTATGGCTATGGTCCTCCGAATGCCCGGTCGTGGCTGATGGTCGATCTCGGCGTGACGTTCCCGCATGAATCGGAACCGGGGGCCGATGTCGTCCTGCCGGATCTTCGCTACATCGTCGCCGACCGAAAAAATCTCGCAGGCTTGATCCTGACGCACGCGCACGAAGATCACATCGGCGCAGTGCTCGATCTCTGGCCTTCGCTCGAATGCCCGATTTTTGCAACACCCTTCACCGCAGGGATGGTCAAGACCAAGGTCGGGGAGGCGGGGAGGACGGCGGCGCTTCCCATCCGCACCATTCCTCTCGGCGGGCGCTTTAAAGCCGGTGTTTTCGATATCGAGTTCGTCGGGCTCACGCATTCGATTCCGGAGCCGAACGGCATCGCGATCCGGACACCGGCCGGGCTTGTTTTTCACACCGGCGATTGGAAATTCGATTCAACGCCGGTTGTCGGCAGGCCGCACGAGCCGGAAAAACTCAAATCTCTCGGAGATGAAGGCGTGCTCGCGATTGTCGGGGATTCGACGAACGCGATGCGCGAGGGGCGGTCGGCGTCCGAAGCCGACGTTGCGCGCGCGCTTACGAAGATTATCGTCGATGCGCCGCATTGCGTCGCGGTGACGTTGTTTGCGTCGAACGTCGCGCGCATTGCGTCGGTCGCGGAGGCCGCGCGCAAGTCAGGGCGCACGCTTGTCGTCGCCGGCCGCGCGCTTCACCGCATCATCGAAGTTGCGAAAGAGACGGGCTATCTGCCGGAAAGCTTCACGTATCTCGATCAGCAACGCTTTTCCGATCTGCCGCGTAACAAGGTCCTCGTGTTATGTACGGGCAGCCAGGGCGAAAGCCGCGCCGCGGTCGCGCGGATCGCCGAGGGCGAGCATCCCGATATTTCGCTCGATAAGGGCGACCTCATCATCTTTTCGTCGCGTACGATTCCAGGAAATGAGAAGGCCGTTGCGAAGATCCAGAATGGGTTGGCGCGTCTCGGCGTCGATCTGGTGACGGACGCGGACGCATTGGTCCATGTCACCGGGCATCCGAGGCGCGACGAACTCAAAGACATGTATGCCTGGCTTCGTCCGAAGATTGCCGTTCCGATGCATGGCGAAGCGCGCCATATACGCGAGCACGCGAAACTTGCGCGCGCGTGCGGGGTCAACGAAACGTTCACGATCGTCGACGGCGAGATGCTCAAGCTCTGGCCGGGCGAAGCTTCGGTCATAGACGAAGCGCCGGTCGGACGGCTCTATCGCGACGGCAATCTCATCGTTCCCGACGTCGAAGGTCCGGTCAAAGCGCGCCGCAAGCTGTCGTTCGTCGGCATAGCGGTCGTATCGCTGGTGTTATCGCGTCGCGGAGACGTGCTCGGCGAGCCGGGGCTCGTTCTTGAAGGTATTCCGGCTGCCGACGCGGGCGGCGAGGCGATGCGGGAAGTCGTATTCGATGCCATCGACGGCACGTTCCGTTCGATCCCGCCGAAGCGGCGCAGCGATCTCGCAATGCTGCAGGAGGCCGTCCAGAGGGCCGTGAGAGCGGCCATTAACGAAGCCTGGGGCAAGAAGCCGGTTGTCAAAGTGCTGCTCTCCGTGGTGGAAGCTAAGGGCTAA
- the mce gene encoding methylmalonyl-CoA epimerase, translated as MIGRLNHVAIAVKDLEKAASVYKNALGAKVGPPLKQPEHGVTVIFIELPNTKIELLEPLGENSPIAKFLEKAPDGGIHHVCYEVEDIMASRDQLRAQGARILGDGNPKIGAHGKPVLFLHPKDFCGTLVELEQV; from the coding sequence ATGATAGGACGTTTGAACCATGTGGCCATCGCGGTCAAAGATCTCGAAAAGGCTGCATCGGTTTATAAAAACGCCCTTGGCGCCAAAGTCGGCCCGCCGCTTAAGCAACCTGAGCACGGCGTGACGGTTATCTTCATCGAGCTGCCGAATACGAAGATCGAGCTGCTCGAGCCGCTCGGCGAAAATTCGCCGATTGCGAAATTTCTTGAGAAAGCGCCAGATGGCGGTATCCATCATGTGTGCTATGAGGTCGAGGACATCATGGCCTCGCGCGATCAGTTGAGGGCACAAGGAGCTCGCATACTCGGCGACGGTAATCCCAAGATCGGGGCACACGGCAAGCCTGTGCTGTTCCTGCATCCGAAGGATTTTTGCGGCACCCTCGTCGAGCTGGAGCAGGTTTGA
- a CDS encoding DUF1467 family protein: MRTSVAVATFFCLWFITLFAVLPFFAHTQEEAGEVVPGTPESAPHKINLLKVFCVNTVVTAIAFAGIYTVIANI, from the coding sequence ATGCGAACCTCTGTAGCGGTCGCGACGTTCTTTTGCCTATGGTTCATTACGCTCTTTGCCGTGTTGCCATTTTTCGCGCACACGCAAGAGGAAGCGGGCGAGGTGGTGCCCGGCACGCCCGAGAGTGCGCCGCATAAGATCAATCTGCTCAAGGTGTTTTGCGTCAATACGGTCGTGACCGCCATAGCGTTTGCCGGAATCTATACGGTCATTGCGAACATCTGA
- the proS gene encoding proline--tRNA ligase, giving the protein MSKRALSVTREENFPDWYQAVVRDGDMAETSPVRGCMIIKPWGWGVWERLQVELDARIKDTGHDNCYFPLFIPMSFIAKEAEHVEGFAKEMAVVTHHRLKNEGGKLVVDPDAKLEEPLIVRPTSETIIGDAFQRWIKSYRDLPLLMNQWANVVRWEMRTRLFLRTAEFLWQEGHTAHADRDDAVAETLKMLEVYRTFAEDVLAMPVIAGEKPANERFPGADNTYSIEAMMQDGKALQAGTSHYLGTHFAEAQNIQFQNTDGKLTYCHTTSWGVSTRLIGGVIMTHGDDDGLRLPPMIAPRQIVIVPMLRDKPEDAALIDYCVSLEKDLKAAGIRTLVDMKAVKSAEKRWNWVRRGAPIIVEIGGRDASGSNVTFMRRDRLRDGDKVISQTLARADFVAQAPALLQEIQQTLYSEAKARLDGNIITTFKSFEDLADYFGPAEGEDEGGAFKGWARVPWSRPEGASLEAIADRLKALKLTIRNAPLGQEEAVGKCLFTGEAAKEYVLIARAY; this is encoded by the coding sequence ATGAGCAAGCGCGCCCTTTCCGTTACCCGCGAGGAGAACTTCCCCGACTGGTACCAAGCTGTCGTCCGTGACGGCGACATGGCCGAGACGAGCCCCGTTCGCGGCTGCATGATCATCAAGCCGTGGGGCTGGGGCGTGTGGGAGCGCCTCCAGGTCGAACTCGACGCCCGCATCAAGGATACGGGCCATGACAACTGCTATTTCCCGCTTTTCATTCCGATGAGCTTCATCGCCAAGGAGGCGGAGCACGTCGAAGGCTTCGCCAAGGAAATGGCGGTCGTCACGCATCACCGTTTGAAGAACGAGGGCGGCAAGCTGGTCGTCGATCCGGACGCGAAGCTCGAAGAACCGCTGATCGTTCGGCCGACGTCCGAGACGATCATTGGTGACGCGTTTCAGCGTTGGATCAAAAGCTACCGCGACTTGCCGCTGCTCATGAACCAGTGGGCGAACGTCGTACGCTGGGAGATGCGCACACGACTTTTCCTGCGCACCGCGGAGTTCCTCTGGCAGGAAGGCCATACCGCGCACGCCGACCGGGACGACGCAGTCGCTGAAACGCTCAAGATGCTCGAAGTCTACCGCACGTTTGCGGAAGATGTGCTGGCGATGCCGGTGATCGCGGGCGAAAAGCCGGCGAACGAACGCTTCCCCGGGGCCGACAATACCTACTCGATCGAAGCGATGATGCAGGACGGCAAGGCGCTGCAGGCTGGCACGTCGCACTATCTCGGGACGCACTTCGCGGAAGCGCAGAACATCCAGTTCCAGAACACGGACGGTAAGTTGACCTACTGCCACACGACGAGCTGGGGCGTTTCGACTCGTCTGATCGGCGGCGTGATCATGACACACGGCGACGACGATGGCCTGCGTCTGCCGCCGATGATCGCGCCGCGCCAGATCGTCATCGTGCCGATGCTGCGCGACAAGCCGGAAGACGCCGCGCTCATCGACTATTGCGTTTCGCTTGAGAAGGATTTGAAGGCGGCCGGCATTCGCACGCTCGTCGACATGAAGGCTGTGAAATCGGCCGAGAAGCGCTGGAACTGGGTGCGCCGCGGCGCTCCGATCATCGTCGAGATCGGCGGCCGCGATGCGAGCGGTAGCAATGTCACCTTCATGCGCCGCGACCGGCTGCGCGATGGCGACAAGGTCATTTCTCAGACATTGGCACGGGCGGATTTCGTCGCCCAGGCTCCGGCGCTGCTGCAAGAGATCCAGCAGACGCTTTATTCCGAAGCCAAGGCGCGGCTCGACGGCAACATCATCACGACCTTCAAATCGTTTGAGGATCTGGCCGATTATTTCGGGCCCGCCGAGGGCGAGGACGAGGGTGGTGCTTTCAAGGGCTGGGCACGGGTTCCGTGGTCGCGCCCCGAGGGTGCGAGCCTCGAAGCCATCGCGGACCGGCTGAAGGCCCTGAAATTGACCATCCGAAATGCGCCGCTTGGCCAAGAAGAAGCGGTGGGCAAGTGTCTTTTCACGGGAGAAGCGGCGAAGGAGTATGTCTTAATAGCGCGGGCCTATTAA
- a CDS encoding lipoprotein-releasing ABC transporter permease subunit → MTTTAVRDTKPFSSFEWMIAGRYLRARRKEGFISVIAGFSFLGIMLGVATLIIVMAVMNGFRHDLFSKIMGLNGHVIVQKLGDRFDDYEQMAEKIKQVPGVQVAMPVIEGQVMVSSSSQALGGLVRGVREADLKSLKLVSGNVRAGTLDGFDKQTGIAMGIRLANQLHVGLGDSVTLVSPRGAATPFGTAPRSKAYQITSIFELGMSEYDRMMIFMPLGEAQKYFSKNGEVDVVEVVVNDPENVDSFRAEILKAGGPSIAVADWRQRNETFFNVLSVERNVMFIILSLIVLVAALNIISGLMMLVKDKGRDIAILRTMGATKGAVMRVFLITGASIGVVGTLAGLMLGVIFCWNIDSIKNFASWVTGTTVFDPSVYYLTKLPADIDPHETGGIVIMALVLSVIATLYPSWRASRLDPVEALRYE, encoded by the coding sequence ATGACGACCACGGCTGTCCGGGACACGAAGCCCTTTTCGTCGTTCGAATGGATGATTGCGGGGCGCTATCTGCGTGCGCGACGCAAGGAAGGCTTTATTTCCGTCATCGCCGGATTTTCGTTCCTCGGCATCATGCTTGGCGTCGCGACGCTCATCATTGTCATGGCCGTGATGAACGGGTTTCGCCACGATCTCTTTTCCAAAATCATGGGCCTCAACGGCCATGTGATCGTGCAGAAGCTCGGCGATCGCTTCGACGACTACGAGCAGATGGCCGAGAAGATCAAACAGGTGCCGGGCGTGCAGGTTGCCATGCCGGTGATCGAAGGCCAGGTCATGGTATCGTCCAGCTCGCAGGCTTTGGGCGGGCTTGTGCGCGGCGTTCGCGAAGCGGATCTCAAATCGCTGAAACTCGTTTCGGGGAACGTGCGGGCGGGCACGCTTGACGGCTTCGACAAGCAAACGGGCATCGCAATGGGCATCCGGCTTGCGAACCAGCTGCATGTCGGCCTTGGCGATAGCGTAACGCTCGTTTCGCCGCGCGGAGCTGCAACGCCGTTTGGAACCGCGCCCAGGTCCAAGGCCTATCAGATTACGTCGATCTTCGAACTCGGCATGAGCGAATACGATCGCATGATGATCTTCATGCCGCTCGGCGAAGCACAGAAATATTTCTCGAAAAACGGCGAGGTCGATGTCGTCGAGGTCGTCGTCAACGACCCGGAGAACGTCGATAGTTTCCGCGCTGAAATCCTGAAGGCGGGCGGTCCCTCGATTGCCGTTGCCGACTGGCGTCAACGCAACGAGACGTTTTTCAACGTGCTGTCCGTAGAACGCAACGTGATGTTCATTATCCTGTCGCTGATCGTTCTCGTTGCGGCACTGAACATCATCTCCGGCTTGATGATGCTCGTGAAGGACAAGGGCCGCGACATCGCAATTCTCCGCACGATGGGTGCTACCAAGGGCGCCGTGATGCGCGTCTTCCTGATAACGGGGGCATCGATCGGCGTCGTCGGCACGCTTGCGGGCCTCATGCTTGGCGTGATTTTCTGCTGGAATATCGACAGCATCAAGAATTTCGCGTCGTGGGTCACGGGAACGACGGTCTTCGATCCGAGCGTCTATTATCTGACGAAGCTGCCGGCGGACATCGACCCGCACGAAACGGGAGGGATCGTCATCATGGCACTCGTCTTGTCGGTTATTGCAACGCTTTATCCGTCGTGGCGGGCCTCGCGGCTCGACCCTGTCGAAGCGCTGCGTTACGAGTGA
- a CDS encoding ABC transporter ATP-binding protein has translation METSPAGTTFSPILQLEGVTRSFRQGEREIVVLTGVDAVLWPGQAVALVGPSGAGKSTLLHITGLLESPTSGRIFLNGKDCATLSEAQRTRLRRKEIGFVYQFHQLLPEFSALENVVLPQMILGRGRKAAEARALSLLGGLGLAERAHHRPAELSGGEQQRAAICRGLANSPRLLLADEPTGNLDPHTSEYVFRELVELIRRQGVAALIATHNLELARRMDRVLQVHEGRLVELAPASIRR, from the coding sequence ATGGAGACATCGCCCGCCGGTACGACTTTTTCGCCGATCCTGCAGCTCGAAGGCGTAACGCGGTCTTTCCGCCAAGGCGAGCGCGAGATCGTTGTTCTGACCGGTGTCGATGCGGTGCTGTGGCCCGGGCAGGCGGTGGCTCTGGTCGGTCCCTCGGGCGCGGGCAAGTCGACGCTTTTGCATATCACCGGCCTTCTCGAATCTCCGACGAGCGGGCGTATATTCCTGAACGGAAAAGACTGCGCGACGCTTTCGGAAGCGCAGCGGACGCGCCTGCGCCGGAAGGAAATCGGTTTCGTCTATCAGTTCCACCAGCTATTGCCGGAATTCTCGGCGCTGGAGAACGTTGTCCTTCCGCAGATGATCCTTGGCCGTGGACGCAAGGCGGCGGAAGCCCGCGCACTGAGCCTGCTCGGCGGCCTCGGCCTTGCGGAGCGCGCGCACCATCGTCCGGCGGAGCTTTCGGGCGGTGAGCAGCAGCGGGCCGCGATCTGCCGTGGGCTCGCGAATTCACCGAGGCTTCTGCTTGCCGACGAGCCGACCGGCAACCTCGACCCGCACACCTCGGAATACGTTTTCCGCGAGCTTGTCGAGCTTATCCGCCGCCAAGGTGTGGCGGCGCTGATCGCGACGCACAATCTCGAGCTGGCGCGACGGATGGATCGGGTGCTGCAGGTCCACGAAGGCCGTCTCGTCGAACTCGCTCCGGCGTCGATCCGGCGCTGA
- the dnaE gene encoding DNA polymerase III subunit alpha codes for MEQIRSPAKAPQFVHLKVHSAYSLLEGALPIAKLAKLADAMQFPALGLTDTNNFFGALEFSEKLWAAGVQPIVGGSLDVDFGDNRDAQPSALRALSNEPRSKPAGKIALLAMTADGVANLMRLSKALYFEAASDEPPHVKIARIEEFSDGIIALTGGPLGPIDSALRDGQHDLAAERIKTLEKIFGNRLYVEVQRHGLPEEADFEPVLLDLAYERRIPIVATNECYFAQRSDYEAHDVLLCIADGRYVVEDNRRRASPEHYLKSEAEMLALFADLPEALANTVEIAMRCTARAEGRKPILPRFVKADDSLSEIENFRLEAAELKKQAKEGLARRLKAHGAAPGFTVDDYEKRLAYEIDVITQMKFPGYFLIVADFIKWSKANGVPVGPGRGSGAGSLVAYALTITDLDPLRFGLLFERFLNPERISMPDFDVDFCQEKRDRVIHYVQQKYGDDRVAQIITHGKLQARAVLRDVGRVLQMPYGQVDRLCKLVPNNPANPVTLKEAIEGEPKLQEERDREPIVARLLEIAQKLEGLYRHASTHAAGMVIGDRPLEELVPLYRDPKSHFPITQYNWKMVEAAGLVKFDFLGLKTLTVLEKAVDLIKQVRGITVDLPSLPLDDKATYDMLAKADTAGVFQLESTGMRESLKRLKPDRFEDIIAMVALYRPGPMDNIPTYINRKHGEEPVDYLHDMLEGILKETYGVIIYQEQVIQIAQVMGGYTLGQADMLRRAMGKKDKVEMAKQQARFVEGAVAKGVKKEEANYIFELVDKFAGYGFNKSHAAAYALVSYHTAYLKANFREEFFAASMTLDMGNTDKLAMFASEARKSGIQMLPPCVNQSAVDFGVEPAKDGGKHGAIRYSLAALKNIGAGAVETIVNERNGAGAFKSLADFAARVDAKALNKRAIETLAKGGAFDALNNDRALVAANADTILAEAHRRTENEAQGMTDLFGSGGKSAELVLRSAEGWTPMERLAAEFEAIGFYLSGHPLDQYDRVLKKLGVRKFTEFDELTQRGATAGRLAGVVIAARERRSQKGNKFAFASFSDATGQFEAVIFSDTLAVCRELLEPGTPVIVSVEAERDGDTLKMRVQSIEALDKAAAGVPRNLRIVLDHRRCTGPNGERLAEVSSRLKPAQRGGEVRIVLPLFERGCEMELLLPGRYDVSPQEAGRIASLAVVAEIIEA; via the coding sequence ATGGAACAGATTCGGTCGCCTGCCAAAGCTCCCCAATTCGTGCACCTAAAGGTACACTCGGCATATTCGCTGCTTGAAGGCGCGCTGCCGATCGCGAAGCTCGCAAAGCTGGCAGACGCGATGCAGTTCCCGGCACTCGGGCTGACCGACACCAACAATTTCTTCGGCGCGCTCGAATTCTCCGAAAAACTTTGGGCAGCGGGCGTGCAGCCGATCGTCGGCGGATCGCTGGATGTCGATTTCGGCGACAATCGCGATGCGCAGCCCTCGGCACTGCGAGCGCTGAGCAATGAGCCGCGCAGCAAGCCTGCTGGCAAGATCGCACTTCTGGCGATGACGGCCGACGGCGTTGCCAATCTGATGCGGCTTTCGAAAGCGCTCTATTTCGAAGCTGCTTCGGATGAGCCCCCGCATGTCAAGATCGCGCGCATCGAAGAATTTTCGGACGGCATCATTGCGTTGACGGGCGGGCCACTGGGGCCGATCGATTCCGCGCTTCGCGACGGCCAGCACGATCTCGCCGCCGAGCGGATCAAGACGCTTGAAAAGATTTTCGGCAATCGGCTTTACGTTGAAGTGCAGCGGCATGGGTTGCCAGAGGAAGCCGACTTCGAGCCGGTTCTTCTCGATCTTGCGTATGAGCGTCGTATTCCGATCGTCGCAACGAACGAATGTTATTTTGCACAGCGCTCCGACTACGAGGCGCATGACGTTCTGCTGTGCATCGCGGACGGCCGCTATGTCGTCGAGGACAATCGCCGCCGCGCGAGCCCCGAGCACTATCTCAAAAGCGAAGCGGAGATGCTGGCGCTTTTCGCGGATTTGCCCGAGGCGCTTGCCAATACCGTCGAGATCGCGATGCGCTGCACGGCGCGTGCCGAGGGACGCAAGCCGATCCTACCGCGCTTCGTCAAAGCCGACGACAGTCTGAGCGAAATCGAGAACTTCCGGCTCGAAGCGGCCGAACTCAAGAAGCAGGCGAAGGAAGGTCTCGCGCGGCGCCTGAAGGCGCACGGTGCGGCTCCGGGCTTCACGGTCGACGATTACGAGAAGCGGCTCGCCTACGAGATCGACGTCATCACGCAGATGAAGTTTCCCGGCTACTTTCTGATCGTCGCAGACTTCATCAAGTGGTCGAAAGCCAACGGCGTGCCGGTCGGGCCCGGACGCGGCTCGGGTGCCGGCTCGCTCGTCGCGTACGCGCTGACGATTACCGATCTCGATCCCCTGCGGTTCGGGCTACTGTTCGAGCGTTTCCTCAATCCTGAGCGTATTTCGATGCCGGACTTCGACGTCGACTTCTGCCAGGAGAAGCGCGACCGCGTCATCCATTACGTTCAGCAGAAATACGGCGACGATCGCGTCGCGCAGATCATCACGCACGGAAAGCTGCAGGCACGCGCCGTGCTGCGCGACGTCGGGCGCGTGCTGCAGATGCCCTATGGTCAGGTCGACCGTCTCTGCAAACTGGTGCCGAACAATCCGGCCAATCCTGTCACGCTGAAAGAGGCGATCGAAGGCGAACCGAAGCTGCAGGAAGAGCGCGACCGCGAGCCGATCGTCGCGCGTCTTCTCGAAATCGCGCAAAAGCTCGAAGGGCTTTATCGCCATGCCTCGACGCACGCCGCAGGCATGGTGATCGGCGACAGGCCGCTGGAAGAGCTGGTGCCGCTCTATCGTGATCCGAAATCGCACTTCCCGATTACGCAATACAACTGGAAGATGGTCGAGGCGGCCGGCCTCGTGAAGTTCGACTTTCTCGGCCTCAAGACGCTGACCGTACTTGAGAAGGCCGTCGATCTGATCAAGCAGGTCAGAGGTATCACGGTCGATCTGCCGAGCCTGCCGCTCGACGATAAAGCGACCTACGACATGCTGGCGAAGGCCGATACGGCGGGCGTCTTCCAGCTTGAAAGTACGGGCATGCGCGAAAGCCTGAAGCGGCTGAAGCCCGACCGCTTCGAGGACATCATCGCCATGGTCGCGCTCTATCGGCCGGGCCCTATGGACAACATCCCGACCTACATCAACCGCAAGCATGGCGAGGAGCCCGTCGATTACCTGCACGACATGCTTGAAGGCATTCTGAAGGAAACCTACGGCGTCATCATCTACCAGGAGCAGGTCATCCAGATCGCGCAGGTGATGGGTGGCTACACGCTCGGCCAGGCCGATATGCTACGCCGCGCGATGGGTAAAAAAGACAAGGTGGAAATGGCGAAGCAGCAGGCGCGCTTCGTCGAAGGCGCTGTCGCCAAAGGCGTGAAGAAGGAAGAGGCCAACTATATCTTCGAACTTGTCGATAAATTCGCGGGCTATGGCTTCAACAAATCGCACGCGGCGGCTTACGCGCTCGTCAGCTACCATACGGCCTATTTGAAGGCTAACTTCCGCGAAGAATTTTTTGCGGCCTCAATGACGCTCGATATGGGCAATACCGACAAGCTCGCAATGTTCGCATCGGAAGCCCGCAAATCCGGAATTCAAATGCTGCCGCCGTGCGTCAATCAATCGGCGGTCGATTTCGGTGTCGAGCCGGCAAAGGACGGCGGCAAGCACGGTGCTATTCGTTATTCGCTTGCCGCATTGAAGAATATCGGCGCCGGCGCTGTCGAAACCATCGTCAACGAGCGAAACGGTGCTGGTGCTTTCAAATCGCTTGCCGATTTCGCTGCCCGCGTCGATGCCAAGGCGCTGAATAAGCGGGCCATCGAAACGCTTGCAAAGGGCGGCGCATTCGACGCCCTGAACAATGACCGCGCCCTTGTTGCGGCCAACGCCGATACGATCCTCGCAGAAGCTCACCGACGCACGGAGAATGAGGCCCAGGGGATGACCGATCTCTTTGGTTCCGGCGGCAAATCGGCGGAGCTTGTCCTGCGCTCTGCAGAAGGCTGGACGCCGATGGAGCGCTTGGCTGCCGAATTCGAAGCCATCGGATTTTATCTGTCGGGTCATCCGCTCGATCAATATGACCGCGTTCTGAAAAAGCTGGGCGTCAGAAAATTCACCGAATTCGATGAACTCACGCAACGCGGCGCGACGGCCGGGCGTCTCGCCGGAGTCGTTATCGCCGCGCGCGAGCGGCGTTCGCAGAAAGGCAACAAGTTCGCCTTCGCATCATTCTCGGATGCGACAGGTCAATTCGAGGCCGTGATTTTTTCAGATACGCTGGCAGTCTGCCGCGAACTTCTTGAGCCCGGCACGCCCGTCATCGTCTCGGTCGAGGCGGAGCGCGACGGCGATACGCTGAAGATGCGCGTCCAATCCATCGAGGCGCTCGACAAAGCTGCCGCCGGCGTGCCGCGAAATTTGCGGATTGTTCTCGATCATCGCCGCTGTACTGGACCAAACGGCGAGCGGCTTGCAGAAGTGAGCAGCCGTCTGAAGCCGGCTCAGCGCGGCGGAGAAGTGCGTATCGTGCTCCCGCTATTCGAGCGTGGCTGCGAAATGGAGTTGCTACTGCCGGGACGATATGACGTGTCTCCACAGGAGGCGGGGCGAATTGCATCGCTCGCAGTTGTGGCGGAAATCATCGAAGCCTGA